The following are from one region of the Leptospira yasudae genome:
- a CDS encoding sulfate ABC transporter substrate-binding protein → MKTKIFKTTVIAFLAMTTNLGLFAKDVNLLNVSYDPTRELYAEYNKLFANYWKSKTGDEVRVNQSHGGSGKQARSVIDGLEADIVTLALSYDIDIIASKGLIARDWLKSLPNNSTPYTSTIVFVVRKGNPKNIKDWDDLVRNKVSVITPNPKTSGGARWNYLAAWAFAQKKFNNDANKVQDFIKTLYKNVPVLDSGARGSSNTFAQNGIGDVLLAWENESFLILEEFGKDKYEVVIPSLSILAEPPVAIVEKNAEKHGTLETAKAYLKSLYSEAAQEIIAKHGYRPRNPAVLKKYESKFPKLELITIDGHFGGWHKAQKDHFADGASFDQLYVK, encoded by the coding sequence ATGAAAACAAAAATTTTTAAAACGACCGTGATCGCGTTTCTCGCGATGACTACGAATCTAGGGCTCTTTGCAAAAGACGTAAATCTTCTGAACGTATCTTACGATCCGACCAGAGAATTATACGCGGAATACAACAAACTCTTCGCGAACTATTGGAAATCGAAAACGGGCGACGAAGTGAGAGTCAATCAATCCCACGGCGGCAGCGGCAAACAAGCAAGATCCGTGATCGACGGATTGGAAGCGGACATCGTGACGCTCGCCCTATCCTACGATATCGACATCATCGCTTCCAAAGGTTTGATCGCGAGAGACTGGTTGAAAAGTCTTCCGAACAACAGTACTCCTTACACTTCCACGATCGTCTTCGTTGTAAGAAAAGGAAATCCTAAGAACATCAAGGATTGGGACGATCTTGTCCGCAATAAGGTAAGCGTAATCACTCCGAATCCGAAAACGAGCGGAGGAGCGCGTTGGAATTATCTCGCCGCTTGGGCTTTTGCACAGAAGAAGTTCAACAACGACGCGAATAAGGTGCAGGACTTTATCAAAACCTTATATAAGAACGTTCCCGTTCTCGACTCGGGCGCGAGAGGTTCCAGCAACACGTTCGCGCAAAACGGAATCGGAGACGTTCTTCTCGCATGGGAAAACGAATCCTTTTTGATCCTCGAAGAATTCGGAAAGGATAAATACGAAGTGGTAATTCCTTCCTTGAGCATTCTCGCGGAACCTCCGGTCGCGATCGTGGAAAAGAACGCGGAAAAACACGGAACGTTGGAAACCGCAAAAGCGTATCTTAAATCCCTCTATTCCGAGGCGGCTCAGGAGATCATCGCAAAACACGGTTATCGTCCGAGAAACCCGGCCGTATTGAAAAAATACGAATCCAAGTTTCCGAAATTGGAACTCATCACCATAGACGGACATTTCGGAGGATGGCATAAGGCGCAAAAGGATCATTTTGCCGACGGAGCCTCCTTCGACCAACTCTACGTAAAATAA
- a CDS encoding alginate export family protein, which yields MQTITRITAGVIFICTFSFGLLSQEPKKEKSRTDSAPVLNLDPPSDVKYEEQPNDGKGIPEIQQELAKEEPYKSPYKGKLPGEFMKSMLLSPEHQDAVRKVDRLWLGDIFRVGFQIRPRFDYSHNADFDKRTQDDRNFATQNSQVSFIIDPNQYVAAKVTLQDVRVWGGEQSRKDGQLGYLGLSNSAGVELSSAPTATNSVSVKNNTDLREGFIQLKNFADGFEVFLGRQIFGFGDNRYVGGRNDGQTGNSFDGARVKYNSKHFNSEAFTSIIAEDSNAGSGNNTANGVKRGTVNDTYLSGLYNTIKFEDFLVDLYYFNIDKKWEQGPAPTTSLDRTRQRDDLNTVGFRLTNRTENNRLPKTKAWDWTLEASWQYGFNGQRVNAGWDTLKQTVDGNPKSQRIYTENVEYDAKYFIAQTGYTFFDRFRVGLQYSIGSGDPNRTDNKVATYDASFATRSGGFPYFDSGNGIVNATFWSNTRTKSIHLMYNSPNYGRFIFVAYDIQKASENDAWYSSGGTANTGLTTENSTGSAFGGYKLGERGGKRLFYEFDLIYQFYLKDYVSIWTGGSYLLAGDSVRNARVNPWAPNVNDRYTLDNKSYSFFLFVQFAM from the coding sequence ATGCAAACGATTACTCGAATAACAGCAGGAGTTATTTTTATCTGTACTTTCAGCTTTGGCTTACTCTCTCAAGAACCCAAAAAGGAAAAATCGAGAACCGACTCCGCACCGGTCTTAAATCTGGATCCGCCTTCGGATGTGAAATACGAAGAACAACCGAACGATGGAAAAGGGATTCCCGAAATTCAACAGGAACTCGCAAAGGAAGAACCTTATAAAAGTCCGTACAAAGGAAAACTCCCCGGCGAATTTATGAAATCCATGCTCCTTTCTCCGGAACACCAGGACGCGGTGAGAAAGGTGGATCGACTTTGGTTGGGCGATATTTTCCGCGTGGGCTTTCAGATTCGTCCTCGTTTCGACTACAGCCACAACGCCGATTTTGATAAGCGAACTCAGGACGACAGAAACTTTGCGACGCAGAACTCTCAGGTCTCGTTTATCATCGATCCGAACCAGTATGTCGCCGCCAAGGTGACGCTCCAAGACGTTCGAGTTTGGGGTGGCGAGCAATCCCGCAAGGACGGGCAGCTCGGTTATCTCGGTCTTTCCAACTCGGCGGGTGTGGAACTCAGTTCGGCGCCGACTGCTACGAACTCCGTAAGCGTTAAAAACAACACGGACCTCAGAGAAGGTTTTATTCAATTAAAGAATTTCGCGGACGGTTTTGAAGTCTTTCTCGGGAGACAAATCTTCGGATTCGGCGACAACCGATACGTGGGTGGACGAAACGACGGTCAAACCGGAAACTCGTTCGACGGTGCGAGAGTGAAATACAACTCCAAGCATTTCAACTCGGAGGCGTTCACTTCCATCATAGCGGAAGATTCCAACGCCGGCAGCGGAAACAATACCGCAAACGGCGTCAAACGAGGAACCGTTAACGATACCTATCTTTCCGGTTTATACAACACGATCAAGTTCGAAGACTTCCTCGTGGATCTTTACTACTTCAACATCGATAAGAAATGGGAACAAGGTCCCGCTCCGACTACGAGTTTGGATAGAACCAGACAAAGGGACGACTTAAACACGGTGGGATTTCGTTTAACAAACAGAACGGAAAACAACCGTCTGCCGAAAACCAAAGCTTGGGACTGGACTCTGGAAGCGTCTTGGCAATACGGATTCAACGGTCAAAGAGTCAACGCAGGTTGGGACACTCTCAAACAAACAGTCGATGGAAATCCTAAATCACAAAGAATTTATACGGAAAACGTGGAATACGACGCGAAGTATTTCATCGCTCAGACCGGTTATACTTTCTTTGATCGTTTTCGTGTAGGTCTTCAATACTCGATCGGTTCCGGCGACCCGAATCGTACGGACAACAAGGTTGCGACCTATGACGCTTCGTTCGCTACAAGATCGGGAGGATTCCCTTACTTCGACTCCGGAAACGGGATCGTAAACGCGACGTTCTGGTCGAACACGAGAACCAAATCCATCCACTTGATGTATAACTCTCCGAATTACGGAAGATTCATCTTCGTGGCTTACGATATTCAAAAGGCTTCCGAAAACGACGCATGGTATTCCTCCGGTGGAACGGCTAACACGGGTTTAACGACCGAAAACTCGACCGGATCGGCGTTCGGCGGTTACAAACTCGGAGAACGCGGCGGGAAACGTCTGTTCTACGAATTCGATCTGATCTACCAATTCTATCTCAAGGACTACGTATCCATTTGGACCGGCGGTTCTTATCTGTTGGCGGGAGATTCCGTCAGAAACGCGAGAGTGAATCCTTGGGCTCCGAACGTAAACGATCGATACACGTTGGACAACAAGTCCTACAGCTTCTTCCTGTTCGTTCAGTTCGCGATGTAA
- a CDS encoding PP2C family protein-serine/threonine phosphatase has translation MFAIKTGSFSARVIRFTQRPFSSFRFIGIVAALCALLVACKNEEPPIAKSGILDASSWDFREKGKLILRGEWMFYWGTWKYSPQGKEEEALSKSGEILYVPSAWNGESRKGKGFGTYLLDVKLPAKPFKLGMILPDQSSSYELYLDGKHVLNSGNILRNQDGSLEAVEEGIRPLFIEFQPSGAELQIALQIANEDLRLGGFWSPIVIGDAETLRSEWNRSLRLDSFLVGGLLIMAFLHLSFYIVRRKETPSLYFGLFCLIMGSRSLFPGNRLILEYTDAINYENMIRIEYLTFYLSVPVFLNYILSLYPRDLKRVFVDVLWWISLVASSMVLFFPMRIFTHTIPMYYLNAFIAGSLGLYTLVKAVRKKREGSLILLTGFVFIYLAMINDLLYVSYFLETGYYSSIGTFVFLAAQSVSLSVRNSKNMQRLLDLSRNLERKVEERTQRLRAALRTIEEDLDMAVKIQTDFLEVPDDVVLKNAGIRLYSFYQPIAKVGGDFYIVRPIAEKKLRIFLADAIGHGVQASLMTMVIQSEYNSIFDPKLSPGEFLTKLSGRFSARIGDVSPFFSGMIADLDFENDRILIASAGNPSCILSANEKTVSLDLIGPYAGMIPGFKYEELSEILPKEFRLYLFTDGLPDRFIFSEGEYENFSMHRWLEQRCNQSIESVCKELLGSANALSLPEFKKDDITLLGIERSILS, from the coding sequence ATGTTTGCGATCAAAACCGGATCTTTTAGTGCGAGAGTGATTCGCTTCACGCAAAGACCGTTTTCATCGTTTCGATTTATTGGGATCGTTGCCGCGTTATGCGCGCTTCTTGTCGCCTGCAAAAACGAAGAACCTCCGATCGCAAAATCCGGAATTTTAGACGCGTCCTCTTGGGACTTCCGCGAAAAAGGGAAACTGATTCTCCGGGGGGAATGGATGTTTTATTGGGGAACTTGGAAGTATTCTCCGCAGGGAAAGGAGGAGGAAGCGCTTTCGAAATCCGGAGAGATCTTATATGTTCCTTCTGCTTGGAACGGGGAATCCAGAAAAGGAAAAGGTTTCGGAACGTATCTTCTCGACGTAAAACTTCCGGCGAAACCTTTTAAACTGGGAATGATTCTTCCCGATCAGAGTTCGTCGTATGAACTCTATCTCGACGGAAAGCACGTTTTGAATTCCGGAAACATTCTCCGCAATCAAGACGGAAGTTTGGAAGCGGTGGAGGAAGGAATTCGTCCGTTGTTCATCGAATTTCAACCTTCCGGCGCCGAGTTGCAAATCGCATTACAAATCGCGAATGAAGATTTACGGCTCGGAGGATTTTGGTCTCCGATCGTAATCGGGGACGCGGAAACGCTTCGCAGCGAATGGAACCGATCACTCCGATTGGATTCCTTTTTGGTGGGAGGTCTTTTGATCATGGCCTTTCTTCATCTTTCCTTTTATATCGTACGAAGAAAGGAGACGCCTTCTTTGTATTTCGGATTATTTTGTTTGATCATGGGTTCGAGAAGTCTGTTTCCCGGAAACCGTTTGATTCTGGAATATACGGACGCGATCAATTACGAGAATATGATCCGAATTGAATATTTGACTTTTTATCTTTCGGTTCCCGTCTTTTTGAACTACATTCTTTCCTTATATCCGCGCGATTTGAAGCGGGTCTTCGTGGACGTGCTTTGGTGGATCTCTCTCGTCGCTTCTTCGATGGTTTTGTTTTTTCCGATGCGGATCTTCACGCATACGATTCCGATGTATTATCTGAACGCCTTTATCGCGGGAAGTCTGGGATTGTATACGCTCGTCAAAGCGGTCCGTAAAAAGAGGGAAGGTTCTCTCATTCTGTTGACCGGGTTCGTATTCATCTATCTTGCGATGATCAACGATCTTCTTTACGTAAGTTACTTTTTGGAAACCGGATATTATTCCTCGATCGGAACGTTCGTATTTCTTGCGGCGCAATCCGTTTCCCTTTCGGTTCGGAATTCTAAAAACATGCAAAGACTTTTGGATCTTTCCAGAAATCTGGAGCGAAAAGTCGAAGAGAGAACGCAGAGACTGCGAGCGGCCTTACGAACGATAGAAGAGGATTTGGATATGGCGGTCAAAATCCAAACGGACTTTTTGGAAGTTCCGGACGATGTCGTATTAAAAAACGCGGGTATTCGTCTGTATTCTTTCTATCAACCGATCGCAAAAGTGGGAGGGGACTTTTATATCGTGCGTCCGATCGCCGAAAAAAAACTGCGTATCTTTCTTGCGGACGCGATCGGCCACGGGGTTCAAGCTTCTCTGATGACGATGGTGATTCAGAGCGAATACAATTCCATCTTCGATCCGAAACTTTCTCCCGGGGAATTTCTTACGAAACTTTCCGGACGATTCAGCGCGAGAATCGGAGATGTCAGTCCTTTCTTTTCCGGTATGATCGCGGATTTGGATTTCGAAAACGATCGGATTCTCATTGCAAGCGCGGGAAATCCTTCCTGCATTTTAAGTGCGAACGAAAAAACGGTTTCTCTCGATTTGATCGGACCCTATGCCGGGATGATTCCCGGATTTAAATACGAAGAATTATCCGAGATTCTTCCGAAAGAATTTCGATTGTATCTCTTTACGGATGGATTACCCGATCGATTCATCTTTTCGGAAGGAGAATACGAGAATTTTTCGATGCACCGATGGCTCGAGCAAAGATGCAACCAATCGATCGAAAGCGTATGTAAAGAATTGTTGGGCTCGGCTAATGCTTTGAGTTTACCCGAGTTTAAAAAAGACGATATCACTTTGCTCGGAATCGAAAGATCGATTTTAAGTTAA
- a CDS encoding DUF445 family protein, with translation MMFFASDSPKTPFRKRQLFSNSLLIGFSAAILSILFFGNPETPISKIVLSALEGGLIGGLCDWFAVWKTYKAIEEDSPRLASEIGNWVAGDLLHHEVIRSRIRMVLEDPATRDDVHGVLLETFGNEEKTHEVLNQLFSKVEEDIVQYVVHYQFSGTDVALLKELNRQKEIMDTIKLLIGESMIKVADTEEFKSLLQEILGKMNLVAQVVLNLVVDFPKKLKEYGNHVKQGLVIESKDEKTIEKLVNLMAASTETYISSWNELPLDQREKAVRSLMGFLKVQASRLLGTLIQSHLKEIGEIETLQEYAPLRSVLEFVEKRVDEGVSGYIGRQITTRLQSLDPKDLRKNLEWKTRNVLETIRINGSILGFFLGSLTGVLRFFF, from the coding sequence TTGATGTTCTTCGCTTCCGATTCTCCGAAAACTCCGTTTCGAAAAAGGCAACTATTTTCGAATTCTTTGCTGATCGGTTTTTCGGCGGCGATTCTCTCGATTTTGTTTTTCGGAAATCCGGAAACTCCGATCTCCAAGATCGTTCTTTCCGCTTTGGAAGGAGGTTTGATCGGCGGACTTTGCGATTGGTTTGCGGTTTGGAAAACCTATAAGGCCATCGAAGAGGACAGTCCCAGACTCGCGTCCGAAATCGGAAACTGGGTTGCGGGCGATCTTCTGCATCACGAAGTGATCCGTTCTCGAATCAGAATGGTTTTGGAAGATCCCGCCACCCGCGACGACGTTCACGGGGTTTTACTCGAAACCTTCGGGAACGAGGAAAAAACGCACGAGGTTTTGAACCAGCTTTTCTCCAAAGTCGAGGAAGACATCGTTCAATACGTGGTTCACTATCAGTTTTCGGGAACCGATGTCGCATTATTAAAAGAATTAAACAGACAAAAAGAAATTATGGACACGATCAAACTTCTGATCGGGGAATCCATGATCAAAGTCGCCGATACGGAAGAGTTCAAATCCCTTCTTCAAGAAATATTAGGAAAAATGAATTTAGTTGCCCAGGTGGTTTTGAACCTCGTGGTCGACTTTCCGAAAAAACTGAAGGAATACGGGAATCACGTAAAACAGGGATTGGTGATCGAATCCAAGGACGAAAAGACGATCGAGAAGCTGGTCAATCTGATGGCGGCTTCCACGGAAACGTATATTTCTTCCTGGAACGAACTTCCACTGGATCAAAGGGAAAAAGCGGTTCGATCCTTGATGGGATTCTTAAAAGTTCAGGCGAGTCGTCTTTTAGGAACTTTGATTCAGTCTCATCTGAAGGAAATCGGCGAAATCGAAACCCTCCAAGAATACGCTCCTTTACGATCTGTGCTTGAATTCGTCGAAAAGAGGGTGGACGAAGGCGTTTCCGGTTATATCGGAAGACAGATTACGACCCGTCTGCAAAGTCTCGATCCGAAAGATCTCCGAAAGAATTTGGAATGGAAGACTCGAAACGTTTTGGAAACGATTCGGATTAACGGAAGCATTCTCGGTTTTTTTCTGGGAAGTCTAACGGGAGTTTTGCGGTTCTTTTTTTGA
- a CDS encoding DNA alkylation repair protein: protein MHKKKQKPKSDSVRPSARKEKSAEPTANQFVKELTALKTKADLEKNSRFLHNGSKANLCLGVRMGKIFETAKKYKNMPLEEIAVLIKNPYYEIRMGAVSILDFLARDKKSDEKFKKRLFDLYIKNHKHINNWDLVDRSAGQVIGRFLFDKSREPLYKLARSKNPMERRTAIVSTSYFIMNKDPNETFRIAEILKDDRDETVQKAVGSWVREAGKKDKPRLLDFLKRHSATLPRITLRAAIERLDAKEKEFYLRSRKN, encoded by the coding sequence TTGCATAAGAAGAAACAAAAGCCGAAAAGTGATTCGGTCCGACCTTCGGCTCGGAAGGAGAAATCGGCAGAACCTACCGCAAATCAATTTGTCAAAGAATTGACCGCGCTCAAAACAAAAGCCGATTTAGAAAAGAATTCCAGATTTCTCCACAATGGAAGCAAAGCCAATCTTTGTCTTGGTGTACGGATGGGAAAAATATTCGAAACCGCGAAAAAATATAAGAACATGCCGTTGGAGGAAATCGCGGTTTTGATAAAAAATCCATATTATGAAATTCGAATGGGTGCCGTGAGCATTCTGGATTTTCTGGCGAGAGACAAGAAGAGCGATGAAAAATTCAAAAAACGCCTCTTCGACTTATACATAAAAAATCACAAACACATCAACAATTGGGATCTCGTGGATCGTTCCGCCGGCCAGGTGATCGGCCGTTTTCTTTTCGACAAATCCAGAGAACCTTTGTATAAGTTGGCTCGTTCTAAAAATCCTATGGAACGAAGAACTGCGATCGTGAGCACCTCGTATTTTATCATGAACAAAGACCCGAACGAGACGTTTCGGATCGCGGAAATTCTGAAGGACGATCGGGATGAAACGGTTCAGAAAGCGGTAGGAAGTTGGGTCCGCGAAGCTGGAAAAAAGGATAAGCCGCGTTTGCTCGATTTTTTAAAGCGACATTCTGCAACGCTTCCTCGAATTACGCTGCGGGCGGCGATCGAACGATTGGATGCGAAGGAAAAGGAATTCTATCTCCGTTCTAGGAAGAATTGA
- a CDS encoding pirin family protein — METVYHAQETRGKADFGWLKSRHTFSFSSYYDPSRVHFGKLRVLNDDIVIGGKGFPPHPHENMEIVSIPLSGSLEHQDSEGNHSVIQSGEVQIMSAGTGIVHSEFNASATDPVNFLQIWILPDQIGIKPRYEQKKFNVEDRRGKFQEVVSPDKNNGAVWINQNVTFSLAHGNKDLEINYIPKNENGGVYFFLISGSVEIEGKKLSARDGFGIPASSKLNVKFSEESELLAIDTPL, encoded by the coding sequence ATGGAAACGGTCTATCACGCACAGGAAACAAGAGGAAAGGCGGATTTCGGTTGGCTGAAAAGCAGACACACGTTCAGCTTCAGCTCGTATTACGATCCGAGTCGTGTACATTTCGGAAAACTGAGAGTCTTAAACGACGACATCGTTATAGGCGGAAAGGGTTTTCCACCGCATCCTCACGAAAACATGGAGATCGTTTCTATCCCGCTTTCAGGAAGTCTGGAACATCAGGACAGTGAAGGAAATCATTCGGTGATTCAATCCGGAGAAGTGCAGATCATGTCCGCGGGAACGGGGATCGTTCATTCGGAGTTCAACGCCTCCGCGACGGATCCGGTCAATTTTTTACAAATCTGGATTTTACCGGATCAAATCGGAATTAAACCTCGCTACGAACAGAAGAAGTTCAACGTGGAGGATCGCCGCGGTAAGTTCCAGGAAGTTGTTTCGCCGGATAAGAACAACGGGGCGGTTTGGATCAATCAGAACGTTACGTTTTCCCTGGCTCATGGAAATAAGGATTTAGAAATCAATTATATTCCAAAAAACGAAAATGGGGGAGTGTATTTCTTTTTGATTTCCGGTTCGGTCGAAATCGAGGGTAAAAAACTTTCGGCTCGGGACGGATTCGGAATTCCCGCTTCTTCGAAACTCAACGTCAAGTTTTCGGAAGAATCGGAACTGCTTGCGATCGATACCCCTCTTTGA
- a CDS encoding S1C family serine protease, whose protein sequence is MIQWVQSDSKESRFTNKNTNPSPSNDDELMDAYSKAVTSVVETVSPAVVHLKVSGNRMGGSGSGFLISPDGFIVTNQHVVENSQEISAEFPDGRSLKAMKIGEDPMTDIAVLKVTSDQFPYLNFSDPTSVKVGQLAIAIGNPLGYESTVTAGVVSALGRSLRSRSGRLIEDVIQTDAALNPGNSGGPLVNSRGQLIGINTAIIPSAQGICFAVGSGTAEYVITRLMKNGFVKRGYLGIAGQNQSVPNRLKIFNKLEQNSGVLVVEIEQSSPAATSLLRKGDMILTLNEQTIRSIDDMHRTLDESTIRKELPIRVLREGSLRTFRIKSGEI, encoded by the coding sequence ATGATTCAATGGGTTCAATCGGATTCGAAAGAATCCCGGTTTACGAATAAAAATACGAATCCTTCTCCGTCGAACGACGACGAGTTGATGGATGCCTATTCAAAAGCGGTCACGAGCGTTGTCGAAACCGTAAGTCCCGCCGTCGTTCATCTCAAAGTGAGCGGCAATCGAATGGGAGGTTCCGGCTCGGGCTTTTTGATTTCACCGGACGGCTTTATCGTAACCAATCAACACGTGGTAGAAAATTCGCAGGAAATCAGCGCGGAGTTTCCGGACGGACGCAGTCTCAAAGCGATGAAGATCGGAGAAGATCCGATGACGGACATCGCGGTTCTCAAAGTTACGAGCGATCAATTTCCTTACTTGAATTTTTCCGATCCAACCTCCGTGAAAGTGGGACAACTTGCGATCGCGATCGGAAATCCGCTGGGCTACGAATCCACGGTAACCGCCGGAGTCGTGAGCGCACTCGGAAGAAGTCTCCGTTCCCGTTCGGGAAGATTGATCGAAGACGTGATTCAAACCGACGCGGCTCTCAATCCCGGAAACTCGGGCGGTCCATTGGTCAACTCCAGAGGACAATTGATCGGAATCAACACCGCGATCATTCCTTCGGCACAAGGAATCTGCTTTGCCGTCGGATCGGGAACGGCCGAATACGTAATCACTCGATTGATGAAGAACGGCTTTGTCAAACGAGGATATCTCGGAATCGCGGGACAAAATCAATCCGTGCCGAATCGACTCAAGATCTTCAACAAACTCGAACAGAATTCGGGGGTTCTCGTCGTCGAGATAGAACAGTCCTCTCCGGCGGCGACAAGTCTATTAAGAAAAGGTGATATGATTTTGACCTTGAACGAACAGACGATCCGTTCGATCGACGACATGCACAGAACCCTGGACGAAAGCACGATCCGGAAGGAACTTCCGATCCGAGTATTGCGCGAAGGGTCGCTTAGAACATTTCGGATTAAAAGCGGGGAAATTTAA
- a CDS encoding Rrf2 family transcriptional regulator produces MTSRFTVAIHILSLLSLGEGKTRTSEELAESVNTNPVVIRKILSLLKNQGIVRNQMGPNGGYYLAKPATEINLKEIYEAIDEKIFQMHSKSPNKKCICGHAIQPILTKVYDKAQKVLEEELGSTNLDSITREILSFSKR; encoded by the coding sequence ATGACGAGTCGATTTACGGTCGCGATCCATATTCTTTCCTTGTTGTCTTTGGGAGAAGGGAAAACCAGAACCTCCGAAGAACTTGCGGAAAGCGTAAACACCAATCCCGTCGTGATCCGAAAGATTCTATCTCTGCTCAAAAACCAAGGAATCGTCCGAAACCAGATGGGACCGAACGGCGGTTATTATCTCGCTAAACCCGCGACGGAAATCAATCTGAAAGAAATCTACGAAGCCATCGACGAAAAGATCTTTCAGATGCATTCCAAATCCCCGAACAAAAAATGCATCTGCGGTCACGCGATCCAACCGATTCTGACCAAGGTCTACGACAAGGCGCAAAAGGTTCTCGAAGAAGAGCTCGGCAGCACGAACCTCGACTCCATCACCCGCGAAATTCTCAGCTTTTCCAAACGCTGA
- a CDS encoding putative quinol monooxygenase codes for MIVILSSYKVLEEKVEEFKKISHEMAKESLDTEEGVLRLDVLQADGDPGRFVFMEVYKSEAARKKHLETPQFISWRRAVPEWFSQGSTSIQYNPVHIDLLG; via the coding sequence ATGATCGTGATCCTGTCCTCGTATAAGGTTTTGGAAGAAAAGGTGGAAGAGTTTAAAAAGATCAGCCATGAGATGGCAAAGGAATCCCTCGATACGGAAGAAGGAGTTCTAAGACTCGACGTTCTGCAAGCCGACGGAGATCCCGGAAGATTCGTCTTTATGGAAGTCTACAAAAGCGAAGCCGCGAGAAAAAAACATCTCGAAACTCCTCAGTTCATTTCCTGGCGCAGAGCCGTGCCGGAATGGTTCAGCCAAGGAAGCACTTCGATCCAGTACAATCCGGTTCACATCGATCTTCTCGGATGA
- a CDS encoding NAD(P)H-dependent flavin oxidoreductase — MKLNTRITEMLGIDLPIIGAPMFLVSYPDLVVAVSEAGGIGCFPSLNYRSPEQLKDGLQEIRSKTKKPIGVNLILHKSHNPNWSKQLEVVLDAKVELLITSLGSPRTVVSEAKSVGSKVFCDVTTLKHANIVAKAGADALIAVAQGAGGHAGNISPFSLYPYLKKETGLPIVAAGAISSGAQMVAALALDADAVYVGTRLIATPEAMASEGYKQMLIESGPEEIVYTEKISGIPANWLKKSVEKAGDLSHSGESQNLDQEYKRWKDIWSAGHGVAQIEGLVPAKDVVLGMAQEYQDILKRLPR; from the coding sequence ATGAAATTGAATACTCGAATTACGGAAATGCTCGGAATCGATCTGCCGATTATCGGAGCTCCTATGTTTTTAGTCTCGTATCCGGATCTGGTCGTCGCCGTTTCCGAAGCGGGAGGAATCGGTTGTTTTCCTTCTCTCAATTATCGTTCTCCGGAACAACTCAAGGACGGTTTGCAGGAGATCCGTTCTAAAACGAAGAAGCCGATCGGGGTCAACCTGATTCTTCATAAATCGCATAACCCCAATTGGTCGAAGCAGCTCGAGGTCGTTCTAGATGCAAAGGTCGAACTTTTAATCACGAGTTTGGGAAGTCCGCGCACCGTCGTCAGCGAAGCGAAGAGCGTAGGCTCGAAAGTTTTTTGCGACGTCACCACTTTGAAACACGCAAACATCGTCGCAAAGGCCGGAGCGGACGCTTTGATCGCGGTCGCACAAGGCGCGGGCGGTCACGCGGGAAATATTTCTCCGTTCAGTTTGTATCCGTATCTTAAAAAAGAAACCGGTCTTCCCATCGTCGCGGCGGGTGCGATTTCAAGCGGCGCGCAAATGGTCGCGGCTCTCGCGTTGGATGCGGACGCGGTCTATGTGGGAACTCGTTTGATCGCGACACCCGAGGCGATGGCGTCCGAAGGCTACAAACAAATGCTCATCGAATCCGGTCCCGAAGAAATCGTTTATACCGAGAAGATTTCGGGAATTCCCGCAAACTGGTTGAAGAAATCGGTGGAGAAGGCGGGCGATCTTTCTCACAGCGGTGAATCGCAGAATTTAGATCAGGAATACAAACGTTGGAAAGACATTTGGTCCGCCGGTCACGGCGTCGCTCAGATCGAAGGGTTGGTTCCCGCAAAGGATGTGGTCCTGGGAATGGCTCAAGAATATCAAGATATTCTAAAGCGTTTGCCGCGCTGA